A genome region from Tolypothrix sp. PCC 7712 includes the following:
- a CDS encoding FAD-dependent monooxygenase, translated as MIRQDADMSSVNGEKSKRAMIIGAGPGGLTAAIALSQAGFEPVIYEQANEMREIGSGLTLWPNAMCALEQLGLAEAVQAVSLPFSGIAMRSWRGELLFDVVHQPEENFGVYGVAIHRAELLNVLLGALNRTAITFGTRCISYHQDDQQVSAIFDRGLEVSGDILIGADGIKSVIRAQLFKATPLQYAGYTVWRGVTQFKLGNLIGLTSLGRGAQFGLFPMTQDRVYWFACANALAGDLDWDVGRKQELLERFRDWHEPIAAVIAATDESAILRNDIYDLDPLEQWSDKRVVLLGDAAHPATPNLGQGVCQAIEDAVVLKNCLQAVPEIALALKAYESRRIPRTSEIVMQSRRMGQMGQWNNPILCWLRNQLIKRTPELVRFQQLSKIFSF; from the coding sequence GTGATTCGACAGGATGCTGATATGAGCAGTGTGAATGGTGAAAAAAGCAAACGAGCCATGATCATTGGTGCAGGCCCTGGTGGACTAACAGCAGCGATCGCGCTTTCTCAGGCTGGCTTCGAGCCAGTAATTTATGAGCAAGCAAACGAAATGCGCGAAATCGGCTCTGGATTGACTCTTTGGCCTAATGCTATGTGTGCGCTAGAGCAATTAGGGCTGGCTGAAGCAGTACAGGCAGTCAGTCTGCCATTCTCTGGCATTGCCATGCGTTCCTGGCGTGGCGAGTTGTTGTTTGATGTAGTGCATCAGCCAGAGGAAAATTTTGGTGTATATGGTGTTGCCATTCACCGGGCAGAATTACTTAATGTGCTGTTAGGGGCGCTCAACCGCACAGCAATTACCTTTGGCACTCGCTGCATAAGTTATCACCAGGATGATCAGCAGGTGAGTGCTATTTTTGATCGCGGCTTAGAAGTCAGTGGAGATATTTTAATTGGTGCAGATGGAATTAAATCGGTAATCCGGGCGCAATTGTTTAAGGCGACACCATTACAATATGCAGGATATACCGTGTGGCGAGGTGTCACCCAATTCAAACTTGGAAACCTGATTGGGTTAACATCTTTGGGACGAGGCGCACAATTTGGGCTGTTTCCTATGACTCAAGATCGAGTATATTGGTTTGCCTGTGCCAACGCACTCGCAGGCGATCTCGATTGGGATGTGGGGCGTAAACAGGAACTTCTAGAACGATTTAGAGATTGGCATGAACCAATCGCAGCAGTGATTGCAGCAACCGATGAATCCGCAATTCTTCGCAATGACATCTACGACCTAGATCCTTTGGAGCAATGGAGTGACAAACGGGTGGTGCTGTTGGGCGATGCTGCCCATCCAGCTACACCAAATCTGGGTCAAGGTGTCTGTCAGGCGATCGAAGATGCCGTAGTCTTAAAGAACTGTTTACAAGCAGTTCCTGAGATTGCCTTGGCTTTGAAAGCCTATGAATCTCGACGAATTCCCCGCACGAGTGAGATTGTGATGCAATCAAGGCGGATGGGCCAAATGGGACAATGGAACAATCCCATTTTGTGTTGGTTGCGAAATCAACTGATCAAACGCACACCGGAACTCGTGAGATTTCAGCAGTTGAGCAAAATATTTTCTTTCTAG
- a CDS encoding ester cyclase, producing the protein MQRNSNFISYAEEGYFMILEEANKTVAEINKQIIRRYVETWNRGDLKELTEFWSPNLIHHTRTNAHGYQDTQRIVGAIMAAFPDMQFQIDDILAEGDKVVTRMTWRGTHSGTYMGAPPTEKQVTCTVLGVARLADGKIVEHWGVTDELYMMQQMGLLPEELLSAMA; encoded by the coding sequence GTGCAGAGAAATTCAAACTTCATTAGCTACGCCGAAGAAGGTTACTTTATGATCCTCGAAGAAGCCAACAAAACCGTTGCAGAGATAAACAAACAAATCATCCGTCGTTATGTAGAAACTTGGAATCGAGGTGATTTGAAAGAATTAACTGAATTCTGGTCGCCTAACTTAATTCATCACACACGCACCAATGCTCACGGCTACCAAGACACTCAAAGAATTGTTGGTGCGATCATGGCTGCTTTCCCCGATATGCAGTTTCAAATTGACGATATTCTGGCGGAAGGAGACAAAGTTGTGACGCGTATGACTTGGCGTGGTACGCACTCTGGTACTTACATGGGAGCGCCGCCAACTGAAAAACAAGTCACCTGCACTGTACTTGGGGTTGCTCGTTTGGCTGATGGGAAAATTGTGGAACATTGGGGTGTGACAGATGAACTGTACATGATGCAACAAATGGGATTACTGCCAGAAGAATTGCTGAGTGCAATGGCGTGA
- a CDS encoding cytochrome P450: MSAIHPGSTSLIPGPSPLPVLGGYGNLLPFMRDPIAQMHSLHQRYGEIVGLAAGTPQIVFVFSPEYNQLVLGNTSLFYARDAKSLPIKVPENSPLSRLFAGLHQMNGVKHEQQRRLIMPAFHPQRIASYRDDIVVLVEQTLSNWQIGRSLNLCDELRQLMLKIAIKTRLGLDPAQEGAEIGYLLESWMNLVFSIPALLLPFNIPGLPYYRLLVTSERLEREIQAIIHHKRTSQTDQGDALSMLMQAHDENGTQLTDDELIGQTAALFVAGHDITTRVLTWTLFLLSQHPGVMADLLDELAGKLHGHAPTVEQLSQLQLLEWVIKESMRLLPPVLWWSRISTAPCQLGLYAIPQGAAIIVSHYITHRLPDVYPQPNKFLPQRWQNINPGPYEYIPFSAGPRMCPGTASAMLEMKLVLSMLLQRYHLTLPAKTRIDRSGLMLSAPKQGLPMIVELQRRQFRKNEVCGNILSLVDLG, translated from the coding sequence GTGAGCGCAATTCATCCTGGCTCAACTAGCCTGATTCCCGGCCCATCTCCTTTACCTGTGCTGGGTGGATATGGTAATTTGCTGCCATTCATGCGCGATCCGATCGCGCAAATGCACAGTTTACACCAGCGTTATGGAGAAATTGTTGGGCTGGCAGCAGGTACACCTCAGATTGTGTTTGTTTTTTCGCCTGAGTACAACCAGTTGGTACTTGGTAATACCAGTCTGTTTTACGCGCGCGATGCCAAATCCTTGCCCATCAAAGTTCCTGAAAATAGCCCTCTCTCACGTCTGTTTGCAGGGCTACATCAAATGAATGGTGTCAAGCACGAACAGCAACGGCGATTAATTATGCCCGCTTTCCATCCCCAGCGAATAGCCAGCTATCGGGATGACATTGTTGTTTTGGTTGAGCAGACATTGAGCAATTGGCAAATTGGGCGATCACTCAATCTTTGCGATGAACTGCGGCAACTCATGCTCAAGATTGCCATCAAAACTCGGCTAGGACTCGATCCAGCACAGGAAGGCGCGGAAATTGGCTACCTGCTAGAATCCTGGATGAATCTGGTTTTTTCCATCCCGGCACTGCTACTGCCATTTAATATTCCAGGTCTACCTTACTACCGTCTGTTAGTTACTTCTGAGCGTTTGGAGCGTGAAATTCAAGCAATCATCCACCACAAGCGAACCAGTCAAACAGATCAAGGAGATGCGCTGTCCATGCTCATGCAAGCGCATGACGAAAACGGCACGCAGTTAACGGATGACGAATTAATTGGACAAACTGCCGCTTTATTTGTCGCTGGGCACGACATTACTACTAGAGTGCTGACCTGGACATTGTTTCTGCTTTCTCAGCATCCTGGTGTCATGGCTGATCTGCTAGATGAATTGGCAGGCAAGCTGCACGGCCATGCACCTACAGTAGAGCAGTTGAGCCAATTGCAGCTACTGGAGTGGGTGATTAAAGAAAGTATGCGCTTGTTGCCTCCGGTGCTTTGGTGGAGCCGGATCAGCACTGCGCCTTGTCAACTGGGACTGTATGCAATTCCTCAAGGAGCCGCTATAATTGTCAGCCACTATATTACTCACCGTCTCCCAGATGTCTACCCTCAGCCCAACAAGTTTCTTCCACAACGCTGGCAAAACATTAATCCTGGGCCTTACGAATACATCCCCTTTTCTGCTGGCCCGCGGATGTGTCCAGGAACTGCATCTGCCATGCTGGAGATGAAGCTAGTGTTATCAATGCTTTTACAGCGATATCATTTGACCTTACCTGCCAAAACCAGGATTGATCGCAGTGGATTAATGTTGTCAGCACCAAAGCAAGGATTGCCGATGATTGTAGAACTGCAACGTCGCCAGTTCCGCAAGAATGAAGTATGTGGCAACATCCTCTCTCTGGTTGACTTAGGGTAA
- a CDS encoding class I SAM-dependent methyltransferase, producing the protein MEAVDLKYSTTDFLQQSLTQGEITLTTIFEPSASVAQAPQFNMDMAKASAFMNRVMADLSGTLVSILCSLGDRLGLFKALAAYGPVTCAEFAGRAGINERYAREWLSALACAGYLEYDPSTQRFALPLEHALVLAQERGMMFMGGAYQQIPGLMAVLDQVAQAFRHGGGIPQSSYNRDLRQGMERMSATWFENLLVQQWLPTVPDVLSKLDRGIQVADIGCGGGWALIKLAQAFPNSRYVGYDGFALAIDVATANANSAGMSDHVRFEQRNVMAGLPDQYDLITTFDSVHDFANPLQGLQAIRQSLRPDGTYLLLEMNCADKLEENFGPAGTILYSTSVLYNTPVSLADGGAGLGTMGLPESKIRQLCTEAGFSSIRRLPIENPFNILYEVKP; encoded by the coding sequence GTGGAAGCAGTTGATCTGAAGTATTCAACTACAGATTTTCTGCAACAATCACTTACACAGGGAGAAATTACTTTGACTACAATCTTTGAGCCGTCCGCATCGGTTGCTCAAGCCCCCCAATTCAACATGGATATGGCAAAGGCTTCAGCATTCATGAATCGAGTCATGGCAGACCTGAGTGGTACATTGGTGAGCATTCTGTGTAGCCTGGGAGATCGCTTAGGTCTATTCAAAGCTTTAGCAGCGTATGGGCCTGTGACTTGTGCCGAGTTTGCTGGTCGGGCGGGAATTAATGAACGTTATGCGCGCGAGTGGCTGAGTGCGCTTGCCTGTGCTGGCTATTTGGAATATGACCCATCGACTCAACGTTTCGCCCTGCCTCTCGAACACGCCTTGGTTCTAGCCCAAGAACGAGGCATGATGTTTATGGGTGGTGCATATCAACAAATACCGGGACTTATGGCTGTTCTGGATCAAGTTGCCCAAGCATTTCGTCACGGTGGAGGCATACCCCAGTCGTCCTACAACCGGGATTTGCGCCAAGGCATGGAGCGTATGAGTGCGACTTGGTTCGAGAATTTGCTGGTACAGCAGTGGCTACCGACGGTTCCCGATGTGTTATCCAAACTCGATCGCGGTATTCAGGTTGCAGACATTGGCTGTGGCGGGGGGTGGGCGCTGATCAAACTCGCTCAAGCGTTTCCCAATTCTCGTTACGTTGGCTATGATGGCTTTGCTTTGGCGATTGATGTGGCAACAGCCAATGCAAATTCTGCTGGTATGAGCGATCACGTGCGGTTTGAGCAACGGAACGTCATGGCTGGGCTGCCAGATCAGTATGATCTGATCACAACTTTTGATTCGGTTCACGATTTTGCCAACCCACTTCAGGGATTGCAAGCAATTCGGCAATCCCTGCGGCCTGATGGAACTTATTTGCTACTAGAAATGAACTGTGCGGACAAGCTGGAAGAGAACTTTGGCCCCGCAGGCACGATTTTGTATAGTACCAGTGTGCTTTACAACACGCCCGTTTCTCTCGCTGATGGCGGTGCTGGGTTGGGTACGATGGGGCTACCAGAGTCTAAAATTCGCCAACTTTGCACGGAGGCAGGTTTTAGCAGCATTCGGCGATTACCAATTGAAAATCCATTTAACATCCTGTATGAGGTAAAACCCTAA
- a CDS encoding HEAT repeat domain-containing protein, protein MAIDLCNKSNLQQASPPTEKKQPGNGLNDVPVVLHTPEQRKVLEVAYQSTLNYTEPRYIVGDPAAWASDFGYALDRIAMRLDSRPNQELQRQALSHPDPVMREQALYEYVDRNETDAIELLCQVVEHDADREVRWDALWAIEKLGGIQSIQALQKFSQDADPEIAEWAKLFISELQTGDPAFDNRHCRYTPARTFDETIFLLIHCDLYIRLDATNQRWGKLSLAPQGLARVYGQAHACPNVETRERQLVIAKAISGLHADGSLHIDNYLFRGFTERTRPDRGNFYFESQVQRPFYLSGRADDASQGVRDALIGFARQGCWYLDNRFQIRGADAIRYVRGRFQGWGYTNLQQLAGKSLEDILRPGNGILSTLHDPVTGPLTNVFISGTFKGKLNDWDEDGYIDLNSRNVYSTTEGELDSDMDGIPDQPGVSCCSGSS, encoded by the coding sequence ATGGCAATTGACCTTTGTAATAAATCAAATCTACAGCAAGCATCTCCACCAACAGAAAAGAAGCAACCTGGAAATGGGCTAAATGATGTTCCGGTTGTGCTTCATACTCCTGAACAGCGCAAAGTTCTTGAAGTTGCTTACCAATCAACACTCAACTATACAGAACCTCGCTACATCGTTGGTGATCCAGCAGCTTGGGCAAGTGATTTTGGCTATGCCCTCGATCGCATAGCCATGCGGCTTGACTCACGTCCTAATCAGGAGTTGCAACGACAAGCACTTAGCCATCCCGATCCTGTGATGCGAGAACAGGCATTGTATGAGTATGTCGATCGCAATGAAACTGATGCAATTGAATTACTCTGTCAGGTAGTTGAACACGATGCTGATCGTGAGGTGCGCTGGGATGCACTTTGGGCAATTGAAAAACTAGGTGGTATTCAATCGATTCAAGCACTGCAAAAGTTCTCTCAGGATGCCGATCCAGAAATTGCAGAATGGGCAAAATTGTTTATCTCAGAATTGCAAACTGGCGATCCAGCCTTCGACAATCGCCACTGTCGCTACACGCCCGCACGAACCTTTGATGAAACGATTTTCCTATTGATTCACTGCGATTTGTATATTCGACTGGATGCCACAAATCAACGGTGGGGCAAGTTGTCCCTGGCACCCCAAGGTCTGGCAAGGGTCTACGGACAGGCTCATGCTTGTCCAAATGTCGAAACCCGTGAACGACAGTTAGTCATTGCTAAGGCTATTTCTGGACTACACGCCGATGGCAGTTTACACATCGATAACTACCTATTCCGGGGCTTTACAGAAAGAACCCGTCCTGATCGGGGCAATTTCTACTTTGAGTCGCAAGTGCAGCGACCCTTTTACCTGTCTGGTCGGGCAGATGATGCATCCCAGGGTGTACGGGATGCTCTGATTGGGTTTGCACGACAAGGCTGCTGGTATTTAGACAACCGCTTCCAGATTCGGGGTGCAGACGCGATTCGCTATGTGCGCGGACGCTTCCAAGGTTGGGGTTACACCAATCTGCAACAGTTGGCGGGCAAATCGTTAGAAGACATTCTCCGACCGGGAAATGGCATTCTCTCAACATTACACGATCCTGTTACAGGTCCACTCACCAATGTGTTTATCTCTGGCACGTTCAAAGGCAAGCTGAACGATTGGGATGAGGATGGTTACATAGACCTGAATTCACGCAATGTTTACTCCACAACGGAAGGTGAACTAGATAGCGATATGGATGGCATTCCAGATCAGCCTGGTGTGTCCTGCTGTAGTGGAAGCAGTTGA
- a CDS encoding helix-turn-helix domain-containing protein, whose product MLVEHLSSATNCRESTALLRCQATERVILAMHKRLDETLSLQDMAEIAALSPYHFNRIFRQVTGIPPSQFLYTLRLEAAKRLLLTTQLSVTEICYEVGYNSLGTFITRFTQLVGLSPGQLRKLSVELIPYVHNLSEDACQINPIVPSTLGLTGQVKAPDDHVGLIAIGFFSTPIPQGQPIACTLLTAPGHFQVSLPDGFYYPFAAAFPRSENPITAWLNNAILQGMASPILVRGGQVSGNADITLHSAQLTHPPLLLALPFLLAQYGASQSGTLPKKLRAKQNKQFQRSSYSTC is encoded by the coding sequence ATGCTAGTGGAGCATTTGTCATCTGCTACCAACTGCCGAGAAAGTACCGCATTGTTACGATGTCAGGCAACTGAACGAGTCATCCTAGCCATGCATAAACGATTAGATGAAACACTTTCCCTACAGGACATGGCAGAAATTGCCGCCCTTAGTCCTTATCATTTCAATCGTATATTTCGTCAGGTTACAGGCATCCCACCTTCCCAATTTCTCTATACACTGCGCCTGGAAGCTGCTAAAAGACTCCTCCTGACTACTCAACTGAGTGTGACTGAAATCTGTTACGAGGTGGGCTATAACAGTTTGGGTACTTTTATCACTCGTTTTACCCAACTGGTGGGTTTATCACCCGGTCAGCTACGGAAGTTGTCAGTAGAACTCATACCCTACGTTCACAACTTGTCTGAAGATGCCTGTCAAATCAACCCCATTGTTCCCTCAACCTTGGGATTGACTGGCCAAGTTAAGGCTCCAGATGACCACGTAGGACTGATCGCCATTGGTTTTTTTTCAACACCAATTCCTCAAGGGCAACCGATCGCTTGTACCCTTTTAACCGCACCTGGCCATTTCCAGGTTTCTTTACCCGATGGGTTTTATTATCCATTCGCTGCGGCTTTTCCCAGGTCAGAGAATCCAATTACTGCTTGGTTGAACAATGCAATACTACAGGGAATGGCGAGTCCCATTCTTGTGCGTGGCGGTCAGGTGAGTGGTAATGCAGATATCACCCTGCATTCCGCCCAACTCACTCATCCACCTCTTTTACTAGCCTTACCGTTCTTGCTTGCTCAGTATGGGGCAAGTCAATCGGGAACGTTGCCTAAAAAACTTCGAGCCAAGCAGAATAAGCAATTTCAAAGAAGCAGCTACTCTACCTGTTAG
- a CDS encoding acyl-CoA thioesterase, whose amino-acid sequence MKAYEYLHIVSFEETNLVGNVYYVNHLKWQGRCREMFLRDHAPTVLKELSQGLALATVQVSCEYFAELSAFDTIAIRMRLKELTQNRVTMLFEYWRLTSSHEELIARGEQQVACMKREGERMLPTAVPAALREALQPYVETKVLN is encoded by the coding sequence ATGAAAGCATATGAATATCTGCACATTGTCAGCTTTGAAGAAACTAACCTCGTCGGTAATGTGTACTACGTAAATCACCTGAAATGGCAAGGGCGTTGTCGTGAGATGTTTCTGAGAGATCATGCCCCTACAGTTTTGAAAGAGTTATCTCAAGGTCTTGCCTTAGCAACTGTTCAAGTGTCTTGTGAGTATTTTGCCGAACTTTCTGCCTTCGATACCATCGCCATTCGTATGCGCCTGAAGGAACTTACCCAAAATCGAGTTACTATGCTCTTTGAATACTGGAGGCTTACGAGTAGTCACGAAGAATTGATCGCTCGTGGTGAGCAACAAGTAGCCTGCATGAAACGAGAAGGAGAGCGAATGCTGCCAACAGCTGTGCCAGCTGCACTAAGGGAAGCTTTGCAGCCTTATGTTGAAACCAAGGTACTTAATTGA